The Thaumasiovibrio subtropicus genome window below encodes:
- a CDS encoding tetratricopeptide repeat-containing diguanylate cyclase, translating into MVIGACGLVLLIAAMLDVLYFHPISFSDETTVLDSPEVAFQNTARGQRLLEWRGLSESDPAAVLAQISAINAAQLATYTEREWAYLHWIKWHCHLALNQPSEQKETAAKLTAFIEEHGLTWFEIKFNIELAELYLRRGDYQTGLEFIDMAVRQAKTHNAELLLLNAYNIGGILYNSTNQLKLSQLYFTQGLVLGEKYPDNEFNARFYNNLGLLYVHLEQWEKALTHLQSAREIFEQQGLDKPSLMQVILLNEAFVYIKLGDGEKAKQAYLSSVKYLSDASPPFYQILDLKGAARLQNLLGEHEKGLQLATACHEHPYATSFPKQLGICLLIAARSAMALEDPERALADIDRAIAIFLLLDHKRWQIQAHLEKAEVLEKVGRSDEALPLYKTYHERQRAQLLSEVYALEFALETQKIQQERDLLNTQNDLKVVQLSKEKLRFRVLLVWAVLAVMIALVMLRRAQIMRHKNLELQDISFRDQLTNVHNRRFYQQEVEQFEVLNKHASYRVVLADIDWFKRINDQYGHEVGDQVLVQTARALQSVLNQDEMLVRWGGEEFLCLMRDDARLSARVTSLLAAVNGKPMTTAHGMMDVSVSVGVSAVYPAASLRTNATAFVEADQCLYQAKDAGRNRAVFHCD; encoded by the coding sequence ATGGTCATCGGTGCTTGTGGCTTAGTCTTGCTTATCGCGGCTATGTTGGATGTGCTTTACTTCCATCCTATTTCATTTTCTGATGAAACAACGGTGCTTGACTCGCCAGAAGTGGCTTTTCAAAACACGGCGAGAGGCCAACGTCTGCTTGAGTGGCGTGGCCTAAGTGAATCTGACCCTGCGGCGGTGTTGGCACAGATTAGCGCGATCAATGCAGCACAACTTGCGACGTATACTGAACGCGAGTGGGCATACCTTCATTGGATCAAGTGGCATTGCCATTTAGCCTTAAACCAACCAAGTGAGCAAAAAGAGACGGCCGCCAAGCTGACTGCATTTATTGAGGAGCACGGGCTGACTTGGTTTGAAATCAAGTTCAATATTGAACTTGCGGAGCTCTATCTGCGTCGTGGTGATTATCAAACGGGGCTGGAGTTCATTGACATGGCGGTGAGGCAAGCAAAAACGCATAACGCCGAGCTGTTGCTACTTAACGCCTATAACATCGGTGGCATTCTCTACAACTCGACTAATCAACTGAAACTCTCTCAGCTTTATTTTACCCAAGGTTTAGTTCTGGGTGAGAAGTACCCAGACAATGAGTTTAATGCACGATTTTATAATAATTTGGGGTTGCTTTATGTGCATTTGGAGCAGTGGGAAAAAGCCCTGACACACTTACAAAGTGCCCGAGAGATCTTTGAACAACAAGGGTTGGATAAACCTTCCTTGATGCAAGTGATATTACTCAATGAAGCCTTTGTCTATATCAAGCTGGGCGATGGCGAAAAAGCCAAACAGGCCTACCTGAGTTCGGTGAAGTATCTCTCCGATGCGTCGCCACCTTTCTATCAAATTCTTGACTTAAAAGGGGCAGCACGTCTTCAGAACCTATTGGGCGAACATGAGAAAGGGTTGCAGCTTGCCACTGCCTGTCATGAGCACCCATACGCAACCAGCTTTCCGAAACAATTGGGTATCTGCTTGCTGATCGCGGCGAGAAGTGCAATGGCGTTAGAAGATCCTGAAAGGGCGTTGGCGGACATTGATCGCGCGATTGCCATTTTCCTCCTGCTTGATCACAAGCGTTGGCAAATTCAAGCGCATCTCGAAAAGGCTGAGGTGCTCGAAAAAGTGGGCCGCAGTGATGAAGCATTGCCGCTATACAAAACCTATCATGAGCGACAACGCGCTCAGTTACTCAGTGAAGTGTATGCGTTGGAGTTTGCTTTAGAAACGCAGAAAATTCAGCAAGAACGTGATTTATTGAACACGCAAAATGATTTGAAAGTGGTGCAGTTAAGTAAAGAAAAACTGCGTTTTCGCGTGCTTTTGGTGTGGGCGGTGTTGGCAGTGATGATTGCGTTGGTCATGTTGCGCCGCGCGCAGATCATGCGCCACAAAAACTTAGAACTTCAGGACATCTCGTTTAGGGACCAATTGACAAATGTCCACAATCGACGATTTTATCAACAAGAAGTGGAGCAGTTCGAAGTACTGAACAAACATGCGAGCTATCGTGTTGTGTTAGCCGATATCGATTGGTTTAAACGTATTAACGATCAGTATGGCCATGAAGTCGGCGACCAAGTCCTCGTCCAAACCGCGCGCGCTTTGCAAAGTGTGCTCAACCAAGATGAAATGTTGGTGCGCTGGGGAGGCGAAGAGTTCCTCTGCTTAATGCGAGATGATGCGAGGTTGTCTGCACGGGTAACTTCACTACTGGCTGCTGTCAATGGTAAGCCTATGACGACCGCGCATGGCATGATGGATGTTTCCGTTTCTGTGGGAGTCAGTGCCGTTTACCCAGCCGCTTCATTACGCACTAACGCAACGGCGTTTGTCGAGGCGGATCAGTGTCTTTACCAGGCGAAAGACGCAGGTCGAAATCGTGCCGTGTTTCATTGCGATTAG
- a CDS encoding PLP-dependent aminotransferase family protein has protein sequence MLNAAKYHQVKDYIEAAIQTGRLVADEKLPSIRALSQSLAVSKNTVIRAYQELEASDIIYALPRSGYRVKSQQPTLPPIPISPADVDLHAFSHHILKHDPTEFTMPAGSAHPNIDTPAIKSLYAEIGRQSRHQSYSPSHYQLPPGDDDLRKGLAKVNEELGVLAPASAITVTYGAQQAVSLVLRVLTKPGDIVLVESPCYFGILLLMESLQLQVVEVPSHPATGIDLDAMQQALDAWPVSLMVLTPNFSNPTGSQIPLAHRQQILAMSGHIPIIEDDVFGALHFDATLPPLYALDTEDRVIYCNSMSKTLDSRLRLGWIIAGKHQQALEKMMMGDHMGSINLVQTAVASFLKTGKYRQQLHRVRRLYQQNQKCFHQHLCEALDAHENVKGRYQLTRPKGGFISWLILPEGVDGNAIYDQCVNEKIGVLPGSLFGTAGQFNHCVRFNSACYRDTPQWQTGISTFARIVSHTVSQQC, from the coding sequence ATGCTCAACGCCGCCAAATATCATCAAGTGAAAGACTACATCGAGGCCGCCATTCAAACGGGTCGATTAGTGGCGGATGAAAAATTGCCTTCCATTCGGGCACTGAGCCAATCGCTCGCCGTGAGTAAAAATACCGTTATCCGTGCTTATCAAGAACTCGAAGCAAGCGATATCATTTATGCCTTACCACGCTCGGGATACCGCGTTAAATCTCAGCAGCCGACATTACCGCCAATTCCCATTTCCCCTGCAGACGTCGATTTACACGCCTTCTCTCATCATATTCTCAAGCACGATCCGACAGAGTTCACTATGCCCGCTGGCTCAGCACACCCGAATATCGATACGCCAGCAATCAAAAGTTTGTATGCGGAGATAGGCCGCCAGAGTCGCCATCAATCCTACTCGCCAAGTCATTACCAACTACCTCCGGGGGATGATGACTTACGCAAAGGACTGGCAAAAGTGAATGAAGAACTTGGGGTGCTTGCGCCTGCATCTGCTATTACAGTGACATATGGCGCACAGCAAGCGGTCAGTTTGGTCTTGCGCGTGTTGACCAAACCCGGTGACATCGTGTTAGTTGAGTCACCGTGCTATTTCGGCATTTTACTTTTGATGGAATCGTTACAACTTCAAGTAGTTGAAGTCCCTAGCCATCCTGCAACAGGCATCGATTTGGACGCGATGCAACAGGCGCTAGATGCTTGGCCGGTGAGCCTCATGGTGCTGACGCCAAATTTTAGTAATCCCACGGGATCTCAGATACCCCTCGCCCACCGCCAGCAGATTTTAGCCATGAGCGGTCATATTCCGATTATTGAAGACGACGTATTTGGTGCCTTACACTTTGATGCAACGCTTCCTCCCCTCTATGCTCTCGATACAGAAGACCGTGTTATCTATTGCAACTCCATGTCAAAAACCCTCGATTCACGGCTACGATTAGGCTGGATCATCGCGGGTAAACACCAGCAAGCACTCGAAAAAATGATGATGGGCGACCACATGGGCAGCATCAACCTCGTCCAAACCGCTGTGGCAAGTTTTCTCAAGACAGGCAAGTATCGCCAACAGCTCCACCGCGTACGCAGACTCTATCAACAAAACCAAAAGTGCTTTCATCAACACTTGTGCGAAGCACTCGACGCCCACGAAAACGTAAAAGGCCGGTATCAACTCACTCGTCCGAAAGGCGGGTTTATTAGTTGGCTTATTTTGCCTGAAGGGGTCGATGGCAATGCCATTTACGATCAGTGCGTCAACGAGAAAATTGGCGTATTGCCAGGATCCCTATTTGGCACAGCGGGCCAGTTTAATCACTGCGTACGCTTTAACAGCGCCTGTTATCGCGATACACCCCAATGGCAAACTGGCATTAGCACCTTCGCTCGCATCGTCTCACACACTGTCTCCCAGCAGTGCTAA
- a CDS encoding DMT family transporter: MMIRIVPFVFVILWASGFIGAKFGLQHSEPLTLLSLRFAANVVLFSGLLIVLRRRLPSLALIGHSMVVGVLIHAAYLAGCFTAISLGMPAGLVSLLVGLQPLLTAVILVSNGRARLASSQWFGLLLGLIGISLVLGGKLSWESDAGWWPAAGFVTLALLGMTLGTLYQKRFCANVDLIAGGLIQYFAAALLLTPFALIFETNQIEWTPTFMAALAWLVFGLSFTAILLLLVMVRLGEASKVAATFYLVPPVTALQAWIAFGETMSWQGGIGFVLSAIAVYLVSAKPTAMPTAKQTEMKPKLL, translated from the coding sequence ATGATGATTAGAATCGTGCCGTTTGTTTTCGTGATCTTATGGGCATCAGGTTTTATTGGTGCCAAATTTGGTCTGCAACATTCAGAGCCATTAACGCTGTTGAGTTTGCGATTTGCTGCCAATGTTGTGCTCTTTTCTGGCTTGCTTATCGTGTTGCGCCGCCGTTTGCCATCTTTGGCGCTGATTGGGCACTCTATGGTGGTCGGTGTGTTGATTCATGCCGCGTACCTTGCGGGGTGTTTTACGGCGATTTCTTTAGGCATGCCTGCAGGTTTAGTCTCTTTGCTGGTGGGTTTACAGCCGCTGCTTACGGCGGTGATACTGGTCAGTAATGGTCGTGCACGGTTAGCGTCTTCTCAATGGTTTGGACTATTGCTTGGCCTCATCGGGATTAGTCTTGTTCTCGGCGGGAAGTTGAGCTGGGAGTCGGATGCTGGTTGGTGGCCTGCGGCGGGTTTTGTCACGCTGGCATTATTGGGAATGACACTGGGGACGCTCTATCAAAAACGTTTTTGTGCAAATGTGGATCTTATTGCGGGTGGCTTGATTCAATATTTTGCCGCGGCGCTACTACTGACACCTTTCGCGCTGATCTTTGAAACGAATCAAATTGAGTGGACGCCAACGTTTATGGCAGCGCTCGCATGGTTGGTGTTTGGTTTGTCGTTTACCGCCATATTGCTATTGCTCGTCATGGTGCGGCTTGGTGAAGCATCGAAAGTTGCCGCAACCTTCTATTTGGTTCCACCCGTCACGGCATTGCAAGCGTGGATTGCATTTGGTGAAACCATGAGTTGGCAAGGTGGCATCGGTTTTGTATTGTCTGCGATCGCCGTCTATCTCGTGTCCGCTAAACCGACGGCGATGCCTACCGCTAAGCAAACCGAAATGAAGCCTAAGTTGCTTTAA
- a CDS encoding NAD(P)/FAD-dependent oxidoreductase: protein MKETSVVIVGAGPAGLGCAALLKQMGIQDKDMRVFEASTIGSSFEAWPKEMRMITPSFPSNGYHQTDLNAITPDTSPAFSLHKEHPSGVEYAQYLRNVVRHYDINVDEQTRIVDVAPHSDEGFWLKTATGDAFHCQYLIWATGEYAAPRLNTFKGSELCIHNGRVDSWDNFNDDHYAVIGTYESGVDAAYNLAIRGKRVTLIEAGDDEQATYDPSRVLSPYTSERLASMANMDLVDLEQGFKVIEVRNSGDHFELISETGDLLTSSGQPINCTGFDTYLGPASELFDVNAEGFPQVNTFDESTLHRNLFLAGPKLVHGNNLLCFIYKFRGRFATPCSVIGAELELDTSILRHYQQAGMLLDDFTCCEAQECFC from the coding sequence GTGAAAGAGACAAGTGTTGTTATCGTCGGTGCAGGGCCAGCTGGATTGGGCTGCGCGGCTTTACTCAAACAGATGGGTATTCAAGACAAAGACATGCGGGTTTTTGAGGCGAGCACGATTGGCAGCAGCTTCGAAGCTTGGCCCAAAGAGATGCGCATGATCACCCCGTCATTTCCCAGCAATGGTTATCATCAAACTGATTTAAATGCGATCACGCCAGATACTTCCCCCGCCTTTAGTTTGCATAAAGAGCACCCAAGTGGCGTTGAATATGCCCAATACTTGCGCAATGTCGTTCGCCACTATGACATCAATGTGGATGAGCAGACGCGTATTGTCGATGTGGCACCCCATAGTGATGAAGGCTTTTGGCTAAAAACGGCCACTGGAGACGCTTTTCATTGCCAGTATTTGATCTGGGCAACCGGTGAATACGCAGCGCCTCGATTGAACACCTTTAAAGGCAGTGAACTATGTATACATAACGGCCGTGTCGACTCGTGGGACAATTTCAATGATGACCATTATGCGGTGATTGGGACTTACGAGAGCGGTGTGGATGCCGCGTACAACCTCGCGATTCGTGGCAAACGTGTCACCTTGATTGAAGCAGGCGATGATGAGCAGGCAACCTATGATCCTAGTCGTGTATTGAGCCCATATACCTCTGAACGACTTGCCTCAATGGCCAATATGGACCTTGTCGATCTTGAGCAAGGCTTCAAGGTGATTGAGGTGCGTAATTCGGGTGATCACTTTGAGTTGATCTCTGAGACGGGTGATCTACTCACGAGTAGCGGGCAACCAATCAACTGCACTGGGTTTGATACGTATTTGGGGCCGGCGTCTGAGCTGTTTGACGTTAACGCTGAAGGCTTTCCTCAGGTTAATACCTTTGATGAATCGACCCTGCACCGTAACCTTTTCTTAGCAGGCCCGAAACTGGTACATGGCAACAACTTGCTGTGCTTTATCTACAAGTTTCGCGGCAGATTTGCTACTCCATGCAGTGTGATTGGCGCAGAGCTTGAATTAGACACGTCGATCTTACGTCATTATCAACAAGCGGGCATGTTGCTTGATGATTTCACCTGTTGTGAAGCACAAGAGTGTTTCTGTTAA
- a CDS encoding arsenic resistance protein — MLKNRVAKTVSLFTHSTSLLLAAIIVGSIVGLMSPKMGSVAGNYIDPTILALVVLLLFEVPIKGIFKGGANIRFISLAWILNFMVIPLIGFGIASLFLSGKPLFYTGLVIYFMAPCTDWYLGFTRLAKGNVELGATLLPINMISQLVLFPVYLLAFNTVIEYKIDLSVLMDWFIQPLIAAAVLRFCLHRFIDRILPLCSALIPLVLMLLVGQIFAANINELAAHLSIVPLLLFAIFVFFIVTFAVGELVAKVAKLAFPEHCLLTFTTGARNAPLMLGLTTVAMPDQPLIYATITIGMLIEFPHLTALKAIFLRRYKASESAPSLVNREA; from the coding sequence ATGTTGAAAAATCGTGTTGCTAAAACGGTTAGCTTGTTTACTCACTCAACCAGTTTGCTGCTGGCGGCCATTATTGTCGGTTCGATAGTTGGATTGATGTCACCCAAGATGGGAAGTGTGGCCGGCAATTATATTGACCCAACCATCTTAGCTTTGGTGGTGTTGTTGCTATTTGAAGTGCCGATAAAAGGGATCTTTAAAGGTGGCGCTAATATACGATTTATTAGTCTGGCTTGGATACTCAACTTTATGGTGATTCCCTTGATTGGTTTTGGAATCGCCTCACTGTTCTTATCAGGAAAACCACTGTTTTATACGGGCCTTGTGATCTATTTTATGGCGCCTTGTACGGATTGGTATTTAGGTTTTACCCGTTTGGCAAAAGGCAACGTGGAGCTAGGGGCGACATTATTACCCATTAATATGATCAGCCAGCTGGTGTTATTTCCTGTGTACCTACTCGCCTTTAATACGGTGATTGAATATAAAATTGATCTCTCGGTACTCATGGATTGGTTTATTCAGCCCCTTATCGCTGCGGCTGTATTACGATTCTGCCTACATCGATTCATTGATAGAATACTTCCCTTGTGTAGTGCATTAATTCCACTTGTCTTGATGCTGTTAGTTGGTCAAATTTTTGCAGCAAATATCAATGAACTGGCAGCTCATTTATCGATTGTGCCACTGTTACTCTTTGCTATTTTTGTCTTCTTTATTGTGACATTCGCTGTGGGTGAACTGGTTGCCAAAGTAGCAAAGCTTGCCTTTCCAGAGCATTGCTTGCTGACATTTACGACGGGTGCGAGAAACGCCCCTTTGATGCTCGGACTGACCACGGTCGCGATGCCTGATCAGCCATTGATCTATGCGACGATTACCATCGGCATGCTGATTGAGTTCCCGCACCTTACAGCATTAAAGGCGATTTTCTTAAGGCGCTACAAAGCGTCGGAATCGGCACCATCATTGGTTAACAGAGAGGCATAG
- a CDS encoding YnfA family protein, translated as MLDVKTIGLFFITAIAEILGCYLPYLWLKEGKTVWLLLPAACFLALFAWLLSLHPTAAGRVYAAYGGVYIFVAILWLWLVDGIRPTVWDIVGVSVAISGMAIIIFAPRGA; from the coding sequence TTGCTAGACGTTAAAACCATTGGACTCTTTTTTATCACTGCTATCGCAGAAATCTTAGGCTGTTATCTGCCCTATCTTTGGTTAAAGGAGGGAAAAACAGTTTGGCTGTTGCTCCCAGCGGCCTGTTTTCTCGCACTCTTTGCTTGGCTACTGTCGCTTCATCCTACCGCTGCAGGACGCGTCTATGCCGCCTACGGTGGTGTGTATATTTTTGTCGCCATCCTTTGGTTATGGCTCGTCGATGGCATTCGGCCAACGGTTTGGGATATCGTCGGTGTTTCTGTCGCTATCTCAGGTATGGCGATTATCATATTTGCCCCACGCGGCGCTTAA
- a CDS encoding CoA transferase — protein MIYSEIQTALHRETENTSPHQTLSAGLDSPMQGVNELATSSVRAAVASTQMFIKEYFGTSPQANVNRSLVDQWCMSSVMPQGWSLPSEWDAFARDYQTRDGWIRLHTNAQHHRERAIAVLGGVTAPEEAQEAVAQWQSQALETAIVDAGGCAASLRTRSEWQSHPQGIAIAKAPIVDWQLAPHASPEWQLRSPQRPLQGLRVLDLTRVIAGPVATRFLASLGANVLRIDPPHWDEGGNSIDIGVGKNCAELNFHQPEDYAQLIALIQSAHVLVHGYRKDALPRLGLTTARLSELNPALISVSINAYGATGPWAHRRGFDSLVQRSSGLAVQHEGAITALPYQALDHATGYLAAATVMQALRIQHAGGGVATAHLSLARQAQLMLDAEVIEAHEMDKPSATSKDSYAATSIAEKTDWGPILRLPLPYQLEGVDVGWATPARKLRSSPPSW, from the coding sequence ATGATATATTCAGAAATTCAAACAGCGCTACATCGTGAAACGGAAAATACATCCCCTCATCAAACCCTCTCTGCTGGCTTAGATTCGCCAATGCAAGGTGTGAACGAGCTTGCGACGTCATCGGTACGTGCCGCGGTAGCATCTACACAAATGTTCATCAAAGAGTATTTTGGCACCTCTCCACAAGCCAATGTAAACCGTTCATTGGTCGACCAGTGGTGTATGAGCAGTGTTATGCCTCAAGGATGGTCTCTGCCTTCCGAGTGGGACGCCTTTGCCCGCGACTATCAAACCCGAGATGGTTGGATTCGTCTCCACACCAATGCCCAACACCATAGAGAGCGGGCGATTGCGGTACTCGGAGGCGTCACTGCGCCTGAGGAAGCACAAGAGGCGGTTGCGCAATGGCAAAGCCAAGCGCTTGAAACGGCCATTGTTGACGCGGGAGGCTGTGCCGCTAGCTTACGCACCCGGAGCGAATGGCAATCTCACCCGCAAGGTATCGCGATTGCCAAAGCGCCTATTGTAGATTGGCAGCTTGCACCACATGCCAGCCCTGAATGGCAATTGCGATCTCCTCAGCGACCACTACAAGGCCTACGTGTGCTTGACCTCACACGCGTGATCGCAGGGCCTGTGGCAACACGCTTTCTTGCCAGTTTGGGCGCGAACGTGTTACGTATCGACCCGCCTCACTGGGATGAAGGCGGCAACTCCATTGATATCGGGGTTGGCAAAAACTGTGCTGAACTCAACTTTCATCAGCCAGAAGATTACGCCCAATTGATTGCCCTCATTCAATCAGCGCATGTCTTAGTGCACGGCTATCGAAAAGATGCCCTGCCTCGTCTCGGCCTCACCACAGCCCGCCTATCAGAACTGAACCCCGCGCTCATTTCTGTCAGCATCAACGCCTACGGCGCCACGGGGCCATGGGCGCATCGCCGTGGATTCGACAGTTTAGTCCAACGCAGCAGTGGTTTGGCCGTGCAACATGAAGGGGCGATCACCGCCTTGCCCTATCAAGCGCTCGATCATGCAACGGGCTATCTTGCCGCGGCGACGGTCATGCAAGCACTGCGCATACAACACGCTGGAGGAGGTGTCGCAACAGCGCATTTGTCATTGGCTCGTCAAGCACAGCTGATGCTGGACGCCGAGGTCATTGAAGCGCACGAGATGGATAAACCGTCCGCGACAAGCAAAGACTCTTATGCGGCAACCAGTATCGCTGAAAAAACCGATTGGGGCCCCATATTGCGCTTACCGTTACCTTATCAACTAGAAGGTGTTGACGTCGGTTGGGCGACACCGGCTCGAAAACTGCGTTCATCTCCGCCATCATGGTAG
- a CDS encoding VOC family protein, protein MFSHIMIGSNNIQQSKQFYDAIMAVLGYSEGIIDARGRCLYLSQEGVLGITAPVNGEPSTVGNGMTVGFKASSPALVDAWHAAGVANGGTTCEEPPGVRSSPERKLYLAYLRDPFGNKVCATHFMTTTK, encoded by the coding sequence ATGTTTAGTCATATCATGATCGGTTCGAACAATATCCAGCAGTCAAAGCAATTTTATGACGCCATCATGGCGGTGCTCGGCTATTCAGAAGGCATTATTGATGCCAGAGGACGCTGCCTCTATTTAAGCCAAGAAGGGGTGTTAGGCATTACTGCGCCAGTCAACGGTGAGCCTTCTACTGTCGGCAATGGCATGACGGTGGGTTTTAAAGCCAGTAGTCCAGCGCTCGTTGATGCTTGGCACGCCGCTGGGGTGGCAAATGGTGGCACGACATGTGAAGAGCCACCGGGAGTCCGCTCTAGCCCTGAGAGAAAACTCTATCTTGCGTACCTACGAGACCCTTTCGGTAACAAAGTCTGTGCAACGCACTTTATGACAACGACAAAGTAA
- a CDS encoding DM13 domain-containing protein: MRVKTFAALTLSHLGMAAAGFALGIYLLPILIAPPAPTQSEVSTIASQAQFTAQFRRDLEDSDAFHWGEGEVAITPTFITLMGELAPGPDYKLYLSPQFVETEAAFNQLKSSMVLVGDVKTFENFVVQVPQHIDVSKYSTVVVWCETFGEFITAANYQTRQ; the protein is encoded by the coding sequence ATGAGAGTAAAAACATTCGCTGCCCTTACCCTGTCTCACCTCGGCATGGCTGCCGCAGGTTTCGCCCTCGGTATTTACCTGCTACCTATCCTCATTGCCCCGCCTGCGCCCACTCAGTCCGAAGTCTCAACCATCGCCAGCCAAGCGCAATTCACTGCTCAGTTCAGGCGTGACCTAGAAGACAGTGACGCATTTCACTGGGGCGAAGGCGAGGTGGCCATTACACCCACGTTTATTACCTTAATGGGCGAGCTCGCACCGGGGCCTGACTACAAGCTCTATTTGTCGCCACAGTTTGTTGAGACAGAAGCCGCATTCAATCAGCTTAAATCCAGCATGGTCCTCGTCGGCGATGTGAAGACCTTCGAGAACTTTGTGGTTCAAGTCCCTCAACACATTGATGTATCGAAATACAGCACGGTCGTCGTTTGGTGCGAAACCTTCGGTGAGTTCATCACTGCAGCAAACTATCAAACTCGACAATAA
- a CDS encoding metal ABC transporter solute-binding protein, Zn/Mn family, translating into MLSKWLKPATHNQQSRFAPKTLALLAIFAASYALPSHALNVFVCEPEWGALVRAHAPHANIYAATTSRQDPHYVQARPSLISQMRRADLAVCSGAELEIGWLPMLQARSNNAKVQDGQSGMFYASEYVAMLDTHDHVDRSMGDIHAHGNPHVQFAVKDMPRISTALTARLVDIDPDNARQYQANGIRFRGHWHRQITQWEEVAEPLQGLNVVGYHGTYRYLFDWLGIAQVGDLEPKPGLSPTNAHIHSLAQLGADAVDLIVYSSHQDSRPASWLQQRIDKPVLELPLTVEGDQSLTEMIDIVIGDLLKQTGKQTHLPVQ; encoded by the coding sequence ATGCTTTCTAAATGGCTTAAGCCAGCGACACACAACCAACAATCACGCTTTGCGCCGAAAACGTTAGCGCTACTGGCAATCTTTGCTGCCAGTTACGCCTTACCGAGCCATGCGTTGAATGTCTTTGTTTGTGAACCTGAATGGGGCGCACTTGTGCGCGCCCATGCACCGCATGCAAACATCTATGCGGCGACAACGTCGCGCCAAGATCCGCATTATGTGCAAGCTCGCCCATCGCTGATTTCTCAAATGCGCCGTGCAGATCTGGCAGTGTGTTCAGGGGCAGAATTAGAGATTGGTTGGTTACCGATGCTACAAGCGCGCAGTAACAATGCCAAGGTACAAGATGGGCAATCAGGCATGTTTTATGCCTCTGAGTATGTCGCCATGCTCGATACCCACGACCACGTGGATCGCAGTATGGGAGATATTCACGCTCACGGTAATCCGCATGTTCAATTTGCAGTCAAAGACATGCCTCGTATTTCTACCGCACTGACAGCCCGACTTGTCGACATAGACCCGGATAACGCCCGCCAATACCAAGCAAACGGCATTCGTTTTCGAGGCCACTGGCACAGGCAGATCACGCAATGGGAAGAGGTCGCGGAACCACTTCAAGGGCTAAATGTCGTCGGCTATCACGGCACCTATCGCTATCTATTCGATTGGCTCGGTATCGCGCAAGTGGGTGATTTGGAGCCGAAACCGGGATTATCCCCGACCAATGCCCATATACACTCGCTTGCTCAACTGGGTGCGGATGCGGTCGACCTCATTGTTTATTCATCGCACCAAGACAGCCGCCCAGCAAGCTGGCTTCAGCAGCGAATAGATAAACCCGTGTTGGAACTCCCTCTGACTGTCGAAGGTGACCAAAGCCTCACCGAGATGATCGATATCGTCATTGGCGATCTCCTCAAACAGACAGGGAAACAGACTCACCTTCCTGTGCAGTAG